TTCTTGAAGCCATTAGCTACGATGCCATTGGTAACGTTCGTCTTTATTTCCTTTAGTGTCAACAGTAAAGAAGTGAAAAACAAGATGTCTCTCCATAATCTAGCTACTGTTTTCGGACCGACGTTGTTGCGACCAGCACCTACCTCCGATACCCCTGATAGTCTGGACCAATTGGCAATGGGAACTATTGATGTGATGGCGCAAGCAGGAATACTTCATTTCTTCTTGCTTAGAAGAGCGCGCCGACTACCCATTCAGTTCCCGACTGCCTGATGTATTTTACTTCAGCTTCCCAACATACGTCCTTCTCGGATCAATTATGAGGCACACGCACGTTCAGTAAGAAACTAATCTTAATGATTCTCACTTTAGAAACTAGAAATAACAGGGACCATTATTCTGTTAATTAAGTCAATAAGATGCAATATTTTATCTTCGGTTATATTGCCTACGAAAACATCGATGAGATGTGTTACATTTTAGATCTTAATCCAGAGCTGACCATTTCTTATACAAAACATGTTGCCATGATAACAAAGTCGTAGTTTAAGTGTCTTAGAGTTACGTAAAATTTTTGGTATAATTCAAAGGGTTATATTTTTGGTGCGTTTTGTTGTGTGTTCGTAGAGTTGTGATATAATAATCGCGGTATACTACAGCATTTACATGCAAAACCGCCCTTCATAAAACGGATGAGTTCAAGACAATGtcttttttcgttgttgtatGTCCTAGTTCAGTACAGTACATTAATATGTATATGTTAAACATTCGTACTAATTTGAGTTATTCACAAGACATTGAAGAGAAAAGCCTTTATTAAtttgtccgtcttttaaaTTGGTTAAACGACACATGAATTCTTGTTAGTCCCAGAACTTTATCAGCCCGTCCCATCCAGCTGAAGCAATTTTTGATGTCTCGTGAGGATGCCATAAAACGGAACTACAAACTGCTTGATGTGCTTTCCATCTGGCCAACACTCGAGTTGTTTTCCAATCCCAAACGAAAACTTTGCCATCCGCGTCGCCAGAAATGACATAGCTGCAAGTAACGAAAACCAATTGAGTTTgataacatcaacaacaaaaaaacaaaaaacatatcAGCAGCGAAAAGACAAAGATGTTAACAACGAACCTCATTTCAGGAGAGAAATCTAGACCACATGCGTAGCCGGCAACCATGTGTCctttaaatgttttctttctgttgAGTTTGAAGCGGTTCAGCGCAGAGTAAATGACGATTTTGTTGTCCATGCTCTGGCATCCAAGCCATTTCAGATTTGGAGCCAGTGTAACCGCAGGCATGGAATGCATCGTGGGATCAGCTATATATTTCATGTCCACAGGAATATCcctaggtaaaaaaaaaattcctatGTTTACTCGTTTCCAGTACCTATTGCGCTATTTCAACACACCATTCCCACACACGTAAACTCTTATCGTCAGAAGTGGACACAAATCGACGATTTTCATCTACAAAAGTGATTGTGTTTACAGCACCTAAATGGCGATCGTATTCCTGTACAGCTTCTCCAGTACGAGTGTCCCACTATGTAAATACGAAATAGGTAAGGACTTGGGAGTAAAATGGAAACGATAAGCTGTTAACAACTTACgcagacaatttttttatctgcCATCCCGGCCACGAAAAGATGTTGCTTATCTTCTTCAGGGTTGAACTTGACGCAGTAGggaacttttttgtttgtaaatcgagaaataacctgtCCTGTTTCGGTATCCCACAGTTTAATGTAACGATCATACGCTGCAGAAAGGAATTTTTCGCCGGAATTGTTGAAGCTTATATCTCTGACAGCTTGGCGATGACCAAAATAAGTACGAACGCATCTTCTGTCCTTGTATACTTCCCAGATCTAATAAGTGAAATATTCAAAAGCAACTTTTAAAATGGTAAATTGCAGTCATCAACAAACCTTAACTCTCCCGTCCATGCTGCAGGAAAGGAGCAAATGAGCAGTCTTAGGAAACCACCGGATCTGGGCTACACCTTTATTGTGCCCTGCCCAAGCATGAATCTGTTTTTTCGGGATGAAGCATTTATTAGGTGGAGCGTCCGAACGCAAATTGATGCCTATGTCGTGAGGTGCGTGTAAAAAGTTCCGGCCTTGGTAATCCACGGGATCATCAACTATAAAAATAATGATTATTTCAGTTTTCTTAAGCATATGTTACACCGAAGAGGTTTCTTACTGTGCAGCGATGTCTTTTCTTCGATTGCTTTTTCCTCGTACCTGGGTTTACcccttttcttcatttttgccaGATAGGCATCAAGTTCTTCTTTGTCAGCCTAGAAAGacaaatatttatttcttctatttttggTAAAAAGATATACTGTTTTACCTCGGAGGGTTTAGCGCTTCGGCTTTCATTTTCATATGGAGCCCAAGGTCCTTTATATCCTTCTAAATCAGCAGAATCATcattcttttctattttccttttcACTCCGGCTCGGCTGGGATCAGGTCTATTGGGATTCTCAAAGACTGTTCGACCAGAGGAGGATTCAGCTGACTCAATGTCACCAACATAGCTACTTCCTTCATTTTGAGCTAGTCCAACAGTAGGATCTAGGGCATATCCTATAATCACAGTCATTTTTTAGCGGTTGGAACAAAATCTGAGGAAAAACATATTCTTACCGAAACTGGTAAAAGTTTTACGCTGTGCCTCAAATTGGAATTCACTTAGATGGGCTGGCTCAACAAATCCTGCAACTGTATTCCTGTGTGCTCTTTGTTGCCCTGTTTTGAACGGGCAATCAGGTCCCAATGTGGGGGCAAAGAGCTCTTCTGCTTTAGGATTATAGAGCAATTCTTTAGAAGAAGGATCTACATGCCGCAAAGGATCTAATTCCTCCTATTAAGTTCATCACAGTTATTCAAATTCACATAATcttgtaaaaattaaaacttgcATTTGGTAAAACGTCGGGTGCTGCCGTTACGGGAACGATTAACTTCTGGTTAATTAACTCAGTCGTATTAATGGGGTTAAGATGAGAATCTTCTCCACTTCCACTATCATCATCACTGCTTCCATATTCACGCAAAGCTGCCACGGAGGCCATTACGATATTATTTATTAAACAAGCCAAAACTTTTTCGACTATCTCATTTGCAAACCGCGAAAAGATACAACCAAAATGTCAAGCAACACGTTAGAGGCAGAGTTGCCAGTGATTACATCACCAAGAAAGCGAAAGAAGGGAAATTATAAATATTTAgcagataaaataaaattgactctggtttggttttcttttcgtttattGATTCCATAGTTTTCCATTCGAAATTTGGATATTTATTTACGCTACTAAATCGTGCTTTCGCCTTTCATGCCCCCTGCTGTTAGTTACGATTCGACCACATAGAAAAGCATAGATAGGTTACTTCAACAAAAAGAGCATGCCTATATATATGTTTTAAACTCTTTTTCCTTTATAAATAAATCTAGAATGCAACTTGAATCTTTTCGTGGAAGCTACAGATAGGATGGGACATGGGAGTTGCCTTTCTATAATTTGCAAGGG
This sequence is a window from Daphnia magna isolate NIES linkage group LG7, ASM2063170v1.1, whole genome shotgun sequence. Protein-coding genes within it:
- the LOC116926272 gene encoding pre-mRNA-processing factor 17, translated to MASVAALREYGSSDDDSGSGEDSHLNPINTTELINQKLIVPVTAAPDVLPNEELDPLRHVDPSSKELLYNPKAEELFAPTLGPDCPFKTGQQRAHRNTVAGFVEPAHLSEFQFEAQRKTFTSFGYALDPTVGLAQNEGSSYVGDIESAESSSGRTVFENPNRPDPSRAGVKRKIEKNDDSADLEGYKGPWAPYENESRSAKPSEADKEELDAYLAKMKKRGKPRYEEKAIEEKTSLHIDDPVDYQGRNFLHAPHDIGINLRSDAPPNKCFIPKKQIHAWAGHNKGVAQIRWFPKTAHLLLSCSMDGRVKIWEVYKDRRCVRTYFGHRQAVRDISFNNSGEKFLSAAYDRYIKLWDTETGQVISRFTNKKVPYCVKFNPEEDKQHLFVAGMADKKIVCWDTRTGEAVQEYDRHLGAVNTITFVDENRRFVSTSDDKSLRVWEWDIPVDMKYIADPTMHSMPAVTLAPNLKWLGCQSMDNKIVIYSALNRFKLNRKKTFKGHMVAGYACGLDFSPEMSYVISGDADGKVFVWDWKTTRVLARWKAHQAVCSSVLWHPHETSKIASAGWDGLIKFWD